A single region of the Oncorhynchus keta strain PuntledgeMale-10-30-2019 chromosome 37, Oket_V2, whole genome shotgun sequence genome encodes:
- the LOC118380335 gene encoding growth hormone secretagogue receptor type 1-like isoform X2: MRSWPNRTDCLSPVNCSWEENYYFNGSYRGPVPPENLFPIPVLMGITITCTLLFLAGVTGNVMTILVVSKYRDMRTTTNLYLCSMAVSDLLIFLCMPPDVYRLWKYRPWIFGDTFCKLFQFVSECCTYSTILNITALSVERYLAICFPLRAKRLVTKRRVRALIIFLWLVSLLSAGPVFVLVGVEHETRPAAGNSVTAGGAEGQTEIDTSECKPTQYAVESGLLAAMALVSSVFFFLPVFCLTVVYSLIGRRLWKRRRENNIGANVAHRDKSNRQTVKMLGSTGQLLPNCLVYRRLNHPEGEQQALSKERVHLPGQSPLLACDCSQFGW; this comes from the exons ATGCGCTCCTGGCCGAACCgaactgactgtctctctcccgtTAACTGCAGCTGGGAGGAGAACTACTACTTTAACGGGAGCTACCGGGGTCCCGTGCCCCCCGAAAACCTCTTCCCCATCCCAGTTCTAATGGGAATCACCATCACCTGTACTCTCCTGTTCCTGGCGGGAGTGACCGGAAATGTAATGACTATACTGGTCGTTTCTAAGTACAGAGACATGAGAACAACCACTAACCTCTACTTATGTAGCATGGCTGTCTCAGACCTGTTGATATTCCTCTGTATGCCCCCTGATGTGTATCGGTTATGGAAGTACAGGCCATGGATATTTGGAGATACATTCTGTAAGCTGTTTCAGTTTGTTAGTGAGTGCTGCACGTATTCAACCATTTTGAATATAACCGCTCTGTCCGTGGAGCGGTACCTGGCCATCTGCTTCCCACTTCGCGCCAAACGCCTGGTCACCAAGCGACGCGTCCGTGCGCTCATCATCTTTCTCTGGCTCGTGTCGCTGTTGAGCGCGGGACCTGTCTTCGTTCTGGTGGGAGTGGAGCACGAGACTCGCCCAGCGGCGGGAAACTCTGTGACTGCTGGTGGGGCggaaggacagacagagatagacactaGCGAGTGTAAACCCACCCAGTACGCGGTTGAGTCTGGGCTTCTAGCCGCCATGGCGTTGGTTAGCTCTGTGTTTTTCTTCCTGCCGGTCTTTTGTTTGACTGTGGTGTACAGTTTGATTGGACGAAGGTTgtggaagagacggagagagaacaATATTGGAGCTAACGTAGCACACAGGGACAAGAGCAACAGACAGACCGTCAAGATGTTAG GAAGTACCGGTCAGCTGCTGCCCAACTGTTTGGTCTACAGGAGACTCAACCACCCAGAGGGAGAACAGCAAGCACTGTCAAAGGAGAGAGTTCACCTGCCTGGACAGAGTCCACTGTTAGCCTGTGACTGTAGCCAATTTGGATGGTGA
- the LOC118380335 gene encoding growth hormone secretagogue receptor type 1-like isoform X1: MRSWPNRTDCLSPVNCSWEENYYFNGSYRGPVPPENLFPIPVLMGITITCTLLFLAGVTGNVMTILVVSKYRDMRTTTNLYLCSMAVSDLLIFLCMPPDVYRLWKYRPWIFGDTFCKLFQFVSECCTYSTILNITALSVERYLAICFPLRAKRLVTKRRVRALIIFLWLVSLLSAGPVFVLVGVEHETRPAAGNSVTAGGAEGQTEIDTSECKPTQYAVESGLLAAMALVSSVFFFLPVFCLTVVYSLIGRRLWKRRRENNIGANVAHRDKSNRQTVKMLAVVVFAFVLCWLPFHLHRYLMSHSSEGSSPLWSLFTQYCSLVSTVLFYLSAAINPVLYNTMSRKYRSAAAQLFGLQETQPPRGRTASTVKGESSPAWTESTVSL, from the exons ATGCGCTCCTGGCCGAACCgaactgactgtctctctcccgtTAACTGCAGCTGGGAGGAGAACTACTACTTTAACGGGAGCTACCGGGGTCCCGTGCCCCCCGAAAACCTCTTCCCCATCCCAGTTCTAATGGGAATCACCATCACCTGTACTCTCCTGTTCCTGGCGGGAGTGACCGGAAATGTAATGACTATACTGGTCGTTTCTAAGTACAGAGACATGAGAACAACCACTAACCTCTACTTATGTAGCATGGCTGTCTCAGACCTGTTGATATTCCTCTGTATGCCCCCTGATGTGTATCGGTTATGGAAGTACAGGCCATGGATATTTGGAGATACATTCTGTAAGCTGTTTCAGTTTGTTAGTGAGTGCTGCACGTATTCAACCATTTTGAATATAACCGCTCTGTCCGTGGAGCGGTACCTGGCCATCTGCTTCCCACTTCGCGCCAAACGCCTGGTCACCAAGCGACGCGTCCGTGCGCTCATCATCTTTCTCTGGCTCGTGTCGCTGTTGAGCGCGGGACCTGTCTTCGTTCTGGTGGGAGTGGAGCACGAGACTCGCCCAGCGGCGGGAAACTCTGTGACTGCTGGTGGGGCggaaggacagacagagatagacactaGCGAGTGTAAACCCACCCAGTACGCGGTTGAGTCTGGGCTTCTAGCCGCCATGGCGTTGGTTAGCTCTGTGTTTTTCTTCCTGCCGGTCTTTTGTTTGACTGTGGTGTACAGTTTGATTGGACGAAGGTTgtggaagagacggagagagaacaATATTGGAGCTAACGTAGCACACAGGGACAAGAGCAACAGACAGACCGTCAAGATGTTAG ctgtagTGGTCTTTGCCTTCGTCCTGTGCTGGCTGCCTTTCCACTTGCATCGTTACCTTATGTCCCATTCCTCCgagggctcctctcctctctggtctctcttcaCCCAGTACTGCTCCCTTGTTTCCACTGTCCTCTTCTATCTCTCGGCTGCCATCAACCCTGTCCTCTATAACACCATGTCTAGGAAGTACCGGTCAGCTGCTGCCCAACTGTTTGGTCTACAGGAGACTCAACCACCCAGAGGGAGAACAGCAAGCACTGTCAAAGGAGAGAGTTCACCTGCCTGGACAGAGTCCACTGTTAGCCTGTGA